DNA sequence from the Arthrobacter jinronghuae genome:
CGGCGGGGAGCAGCAGCGCCTCGCCATTGCCCGCACCATCCTGCGCAATCCGCCGGTGCTCGTCCTGGACGAGGCCACCTCGGCGCTGGACAACACCACCGAAGCGCAGGTGCAGCTGGCTCTGGAGCGGCTGTCCGCCGGGCGCACCACACTGACCATCGCGCACCGGCTCTCCACCGTGGAGAACGCGGATCAGGTGGTGGTGCTCGACGCCGGGCGGGTCATCGAAGCGGGCACGCCGGCCGAGCTGCGGGCGGCCGACGGCGCGTTCGCCCGGCTTGCCGCGCATACCGCCACACTGGAGGACAACCTCAGCCGCTAATCTGCGCGGCGCCGGCCGCCCCGGCCGGCGAGGCCTGGCAGAGGCAGAACGGATGGCCTGCCGGATCCAGGAACACGCGGAAGGTCCTCCCCAGTTGCTGCTCGTGCTTGGTTGCCCCAAGCGCGAGAACCGCGGCTTCCCCTTCGTCCAGATCGTCCACATCGACATCGATATGCATCTGCTGGGGAACATGCTGGCCCGGCCAGACCGGCGGAGTGTAGTTTTCCACCTTCTGGAAAGCGAAGCGCTGGCCGGTGACGTCGGAGATTTCGGTCCAGTCGCCGTCGTACCCGTCCAGGTCCACCTTCCAGTCCAGGAGGGCGCCGTAGAAGATGGCGAGTGCCTCGGGGTCCGGGCAGTCGATAACTGTGCTGGGTACTCGTGCGATAGCCATGGCTGGAACCTTAGAGCACCCTGCCGCCGGCTGTCACGGGAATTTTTGCTCGCCAGCTAACCCGCCGGCGCCGGGCTTCAGTCATCCTTCCAGCCGACGCAGAGGCAGAACGGATGGCCGGCCGGGTCAAGGAACACCCGGAAGGTCTCCCCCGGCTGGTACTCGTGCTTGGTTGCGCCAAGGGCGAGGACCGCCGCTTCCCCTTCGTCCAGATCGTCCACATCGACGTCGATATGCATCTGCTGGGGAACGTCCTGGCCGGGCCAGGCCGGCGGCGTGTAGTTCTCCACCTTCTGGAAAGCGAAGCGCTGGCCGGTGACATCGGTGATGTCCGCCCAGCCGTCGTCGTCCACGCTCACCTTCCAGTCCAGGAGGGCACCGTAGAAGGTGGCGAGTGCCTCGGGGTCCGGGCAGTCGATGACAGTGTTGGGAACTCGTGCGATAGCCATGGCGGGAAGCTTAGGACCCTCTGCCGCCGGCTGTCACGGGAATTTCGGCTGCCGGTTTACATTTCTGCTGCCGGTTTCATGTGGCAGCCGTCGCCTAGCCCCGGGTCTGCATCGCGCGGTTCAGGGCAACCAGCGCCCCCGACGCCGCCTCCAGCGCTGCCCGCTGTTCCGCATTCAGCCGCTCGATGCCGGCACGGATAGGACCCGCCCACGCGTGGGCAATGACCTCGTTCTGCGCCCGCGCCTCCTCGGTGGGCAACAGAAGGCTGACCCGCCGGTCCGTCGGGCTGCTCGACCGCGTCACCAGCCCGCGCTCGGCCAATGTACGGACGGCGGCACTGGCATTGCTCTGCTTGAGCCCCATCAGCCGGGCCAGCTCCGTGACCGTCAGGCCGGGGTTGTCCAGTACATGCTTGAGCACGGCCAGCTCGGTGTTCGGCAGCGGCTCGATCCCGGTGATCTCGGGCGCCTTCCGGTGGATGTTCCAGGAAAGATCGCGCAGCAGGTCCGCAATTTCGCGCGTTGCCGCCGGTACGCCGTCGTTCGTCATGCCAACGATCCTAGCGCATATCTTAGTATATATATGTCTACATATGCTATGCTCGCTCGGCACTCAAACGGTTTTAGAAGAAGGTTTTTCATGACGAGCACCACGCTCCCCGCACCGCCCACCAAGCGGCCCAACGCCGGCATGCTGACAGGCATCCTGGCCCTGCTCACCGCAGTGGCCCCGCTGTCCATCGACATGTACCTGCCGGCCTTCCCGCACATGGCGCATGACTTGAACACGAGCGCCACCGGCATCCAGCTCACCATGACGGCGTTCCTGGTGGGCCTGGCCCTCGGCCAGCTGGTCATCGGCCCGCTCTCCGACGGCATCGGCCGCCGCAGGCCGCTGCTGATCGGCTCCTTCGTCGCCCTGCTGGCCACCGTGCTCTGCGCTGTTGCACCGAACGTTGAAATCCTGGC
Encoded proteins:
- a CDS encoding VOC family protein — translated: MAIARVPSTVIDCPDPEALAIFYGALLDWKVDLDGYDGDWTEISDVTGQRFAFQKVENYTPPVWPGQHVPQQMHIDVDVDDLDEGEAAVLALGATKHEQQLGRTFRVFLDPAGHPFCLCQASPAGAAGAAQISG
- a CDS encoding VOC family protein; translated protein: MAIARVPNTVIDCPDPEALATFYGALLDWKVSVDDDGWADITDVTGQRFAFQKVENYTPPAWPGQDVPQQMHIDVDVDDLDEGEAAVLALGATKHEYQPGETFRVFLDPAGHPFCLCVGWKDD
- a CDS encoding MarR family winged helix-turn-helix transcriptional regulator codes for the protein MTNDGVPAATREIADLLRDLSWNIHRKAPEITGIEPLPNTELAVLKHVLDNPGLTVTELARLMGLKQSNASAAVRTLAERGLVTRSSSPTDRRVSLLLPTEEARAQNEVIAHAWAGPIRAGIERLNAEQRAALEAASGALVALNRAMQTRG